The sequence CAACGATCGACAGGTCGGGGCGATGGGTGACCACCGCCTGCACCAGGGCAGCACCGTCACCGACGGCGGCCACCACCTGATGGCCGCGTTCGGTGAGGAGTCTGATGAGCCCTTCTCGGAGCAGGACGGCGTCGTCGGCGATCACGATCCGCATGAGTGAGTGTCTACCACTTTCCGGTCGTCACGGGGAACTCGGCGCGGATCGCGGTGGGGCCGCCGGCGGGGCTGGTCACGAGGAGTTGCCCGCCGGCTGCCCGGACCCGGTCCGCGATGCCGACTAGCCCGTGCCCCTTTGCCAGGTGCGCGCCGCCCTGGCCGTCGTCGTCGACGCCGACCCTCAGCCGCTGCCCGGCCCGCTCCACTGTGACTCGGCACTCGGTGGCTCGGCTGTGTTTGGCGACGTTGGTGAGCGCCTCGGCGACCACGAAGTACGCCGTGCTCTCTACCGCTGGATCGAGTCGGCCGCCGGGCTCGCCGAGCCCGGCGTCAACCTGCAGCTCGATCGGGATCAGCCCGCGCCCGGCCAGCGCCGCGAGGGCGCTTGGCAGTCCGCGGTCAACCAGGATGGGCGGTGCGATGCCTCGGGACAGCGCCCGCAGCTCGGTCAGGGTCTCCCGGGTTTGGTCGACTGCCTCGTCGAGCGTGTCCCGGGCCGCTACCGGGTTGCTGGTGAGCTGCTCGCGGGCCCGGCTGAGATCCATCGCGAGTCGGACCAGCCGTTGCTGTGGCCCGTCGTGGATGTCTCGCTCGAGCTTGCGCAGCGCATTCGCCTCGGCGGAGACGGCTGCTCTCTTCTGCTCCTCGAGGGTGGTGATCCGGTTGCGCAGCTCGGCCACGCCGGTGAGGAGAGCGCGGGCCAGGCCACCCTCGGTCCGCGCACATGCGCGGGCTACCAGCGGCAGGGTGAGCAGGGCGAAGACACCGATGGCGGTGTTCAGGAAGATTCGGGCACCGGC comes from Salinispora tropica CNB-440 and encodes:
- a CDS encoding sensor histidine kinase; the encoded protein is MTATRGAATPASSPLRNLLRQLLRDSGYVLSGLLLAVVGFVVAVTGFTLSLSLLVTTLGLPVLAGTFYAVRVLADIERIRLPTVLNVPRIRPVYRGPDPDATFWRRVLAPVRDPQSWLDLLHAFSKLLVAMPVFVILVCWWVLALAGICYAAYDRYLPHGPDSPHLSELLGMGDGAGARIFLNTAIGVFALLTLPLVARACARTEGGLARALLTGVAELRNRITTLEEQKRAAVSAEANALRKLERDIHDGPQQRLVRLAMDLSRAREQLTSNPVAARDTLDEAVDQTRETLTELRALSRGIAPPILVDRGLPSALAALAGRGLIPIELQVDAGLGEPGGRLDPAVESTAYFVVAEALTNVAKHSRATECRVTVERAGQRLRVGVDDDGQGGAHLAKGHGLVGIADRVRAAGGQLLVTSPAGGPTAIRAEFPVTTGKW